CATGTCCCAATCTGGTTGCATGAATTCTCCCAAGAACAGCGAGTTGTAGCAAACACAGGATATATGGATGGTGTGAGAAGCTGGGTCACGAGGATAATAATCATCAGAAGCTCTAACTAGAGCAGTTTGCTTGGAACTGTAGAGCCCATCAGTATTATGATTCATGCAGGCAATGCATCCATTATCAGGAAAATTTCGAGCAATGGATGCTTCTAGGGCCTGAACATAGCTTCTTGTTAAGGAAACTCTGCCACCATGACCAGCACCAAGTGTTTCAATGATGTTCTGGACATCGACCTTGACTCCATCAACCCCACAGGATGCCAGATaggcatgtagttcattatagAAGTTGAAGACCTTTTTTGGGTGCACCAAACCCAAGCCATGAACGGCAAGACTGTCCATAACAATGTCAGGTTGGTTTCCCATCACTCCAGGGGACTGAACGGGGTATGCCAAAGCAGTTTCATAGTGCTCGAGCCCAGGACCAGCAGGTTGTACTCCACCCCAGTAACCAGCTAGGGCATGCCATACATACACATACCTGCATAGTAAGCACATTGTTAACAAGTATCACTATGAGACAGATCCTATGAGGCAAAGGAGGAAAAGATTTGAGTGCTGAAATGTACTTTGAATCAACAGAACATTAAGTAATTCAATTACAAAGCAAAAGGGTGAGTGCATGTGCGCGCAATTCTTGGACATTCTATAAAATACAAGGATCAAAAGTTGCAAACTTACTTGACATTGTGCTGTTTCTTGGCTTCCTCCACTACATGCTTCAGGCCTTTCGTTTggaacttcttgttttctttaattcctGTTAGCCTGTTTGCAAACCTACAAAACGAACATCGCAGGTACATATGTAAGAAGAGTCTATTTCTTGCAAATAGTTGTTGCACCAGAATGCTATCATCAATGAAATTTTATTTACTAGATGTGCAAATAACAGTAAAATAATGATTATGCATAGCAAGAAATCTTACTGTGCTCCTTCTTGAACTACACAACTAGCGTCCTTGGGTGCTTCATTACCAATCTGTTGCCAGCCATCGTCAATGATCAAGAAACGTGGACGAACACCACCCTCAGATAAGCTGACGTAAAAAGCTTTACATAAATTAGTTACCCAAAAGACATTTACAAACAAAAACTAAGAAGCAGCCAAATAAAGAGTTAAACAAGTTTTACCTTCTAAGGCCATCCTCAACCCCCTCTGCTGTGACATCAGTATAAAAGGCATCCCAGGTGCACCACCCGAACCAATCAATACTTGATGGCAACTGCATGAGACCAACAAAAGATATTAACAGGTCCTCTTCAGATGATGGTCCAACCAAGATTTCACCATTAAAAAACTAAGAAAGCAACCTTTACCTTCTTCTTCTCTCTGTGATGGAAAGTTTGCAAGTGTTGCTCAACAGATCTGTTGAAAAAGAGAGAGGAGCAAAACACATTATTATACAATCTAGAAATGGATTTACAAATGAATTGCAGTTACATTCTTGCTAGTTGATTATCAATTACATTATTCAACAATTCCTCCACACTGCAGATACACTATACTATTTGGTGATTTAGATCAGAAAGATCTCAGGAACTTAGAGCTTACTTCACAGCCTGGTTAATGACTTCAAAGGGATTGGTCCCAGCATTCATGTAGACAAGATAAAGACCTTGGTTGGTTTCAACAGCATTATCTCCtgcaaaaataaatcaaaccaaaaGACAAAGGTCATATTGGTTTTCTCATATACTACTACTTTGATGATCTACCGATTATCTGTAACTCGGTCAGCATTGACGTTTATAGAGTAGGTCCAACCCTAAAAGTTATGATAACCTCATTTTGAGGAAATGGGGAATAGGACTTGCAAGCTTATCCTGAAGGATTTTTTTGCACAGCACTGTTCATTATGGGTGAAGAAACTTTGCTTAAAACGAGAAATGACATTGTGGTACTGAAGGATTTTCCAATGGCTAGAAGGAAACTCACCACTCTCAAGGCAAATCTCCATTTCGTTCTTCTCATTGCCTTGAAGAACAGCACGGAACTGTCCCTCAAGTAGAGGTAGGAAGACAGTGTAGATAGTTGGGGCATCTTCACGCTCACCCTCGGTGGTGTCTTTGCTCTCCACAAGCATGAATTGGGTCTCCAAAGGAATATCATTTCCACTTGTCCCCATTCTCTGAGTCATCCACCACAGCTTGAAACGGAATAAACACATGAACCGAGTATCCCTGTAGCAATAGATAGCAAAGAACTGATTTTTGTAAAATGAGTAGCATTTTCTAGATGTACATATTCGTGTCTTCACTCTTCTGCAACCCAATTCTCTGAGATCTTCTGAAATATGATAAACACGTAGCTCTTCTGCATGGAATTGATCAAAGTAACTTTCATCCACTAAGCATGAAGTAagaaatttaacaatgtgaagTAAATTTTCACCACTAACGATGGACTTCATCACTATATGGACACTTACATCCCACCAATCAATTTGGACAAATAATAAAGGAGTAGAATTAGTAGCACAATTAGCCTATTATCCACCAAGTCAAAATCCATACATCCAAATTatgttaaaatttattaaattggTTTACAATGGTTATAGCATAATATTGAGAGAAGGCGAAAactatattttttcttctttttaccaAATTATCTTGCTCAAACAAAAGATGATGAACCTTACCAAGTCTTTTGTGCATACTTATACTCTCTAATAAATTGATTAGCAGTGGTCCTATGGACAACAGAGTTCAAAGAAAGATTGTCTCATTCTGAAAAATTCTGAGTCTTCCCTTTCCAGAAATTAAAGAAGCCATTAAATGAGCAAGCAGAACCTTGAAATGTAAGCTTcctaaaagaaaatatctaaaagtCCACAGTGAGTAATTACAGATAAAGTAGGAGAACAATTAAATTGCTTACTCTAAAACCCCAACAGGGAACACATGCAAGCATTTGCTCTGCGAAGCTGTGGCTCCAATAAATGCATCAGTAACAAGCCCAACACCCGATCCAGGAGTCAAGATAATGTTGTCAGGCACTCCCCTCAGTATGGTCTTTCCATGGACAACAAGGTTTCCATCATTGATCGAAATCTTAGGTGTCACTGTCATCTTCTTGCTATTAGACAAGAAACTGCAGAGAAAACAGCAACAAAAGCATTCTGTTAGCTCAAAAGTAATAATATTAACATTATCAGAACCAGATAAGCTCTTCGCGACTGACAACACTAGCCGTTTGCTAGGAGAGGAACAATGCTCTATCTTGATTCAAATTTTTAAAGCGagttttcaaccaaacttcaaATCTTGTATCACTCCACCTGGTCGTATGAAATGAACTGCCATTTATATATTAATCAGAAAAGTTGGTAAATTCAAAGCAAATCCAAGGACATACTTGTCAAAACTCAATAAAGTCCCTGGAAAAAGCTTGAAAATTCAGCTAAATAGGAGGTGGCAATTTCTAAGGAAGATGAACAATTGGACGCACGATCAAAAATCACCTCTGGTACCTCTCAAATTCTTCCCCAAAAACAAAGCATGAATTAACGATTGATACACATGAGGTAACTCATAGAAGCTGAACGTACAACCATTTTCCAAAAAAAGAACTTCCTCTCAAGTCTCAACAACAAAATTTTCACCGTTTTTTCGTTCAAAATTAACCAGACGGCTTTCTCATCAAGCACGTATAAGCATAACAATACACATTACAAGATGCAGCAAAAACACCTGTAATCAAGCTTTTAAATATTACTCCAAACaattccaaaaaattaaaaaataaatctttTAAACTTTCTTTTTAGATGAAACAGCTGACACCAGGGGATCCACGCTTAAGGTACCGGTACCGAGTTCATATGAAATCGACGTGCAACATATATTTATTCAATAAATTTGCTAACAAACGGTCCATATGAACTcattaactttaaaaatataatgaattCAATATTAAAAGTTGAATCCACGAAATTTAAATCTTAACGGACACAATTCAATATTCCACATTCTTAGCTCAAAAAACAAAATTACGAATACAACTAAAAAGGAGCTTGTAGAACTTAGAGAAAACTCACATTTATGTGCAAAAATGGAAGTGTTATTTACTACTCAGAAGAAGCGCACTCCAAAAGGAAATGCAATCTTACTTTGAGAGGGTAAAAGACGATAACTACAATCAGAGATGATTGCTTTGCTTGTTAAACTTGTCAATCAATTATTAGAGTGGAGTTTGAATGATTGATTCCATTTCTGGTATTTATATAGTCCTCGGCAATGCTAAAAGTCGAACGATTTTTCCAGAACCAACTATTCCCCAGATGACACGTAGACTCGAGACATTGATATTTTCgatattttatttctttaatgTGTTGTCCTTttcctctttttatttttgtcttattttagggtgtgtttggtacatagaaaaatatattttttttaaaaataagtgatttttatttattttttggtgttcggttgaaaaataaaaaatatataagttaATCAGGGAAGGGTGATACGTCGGAGTCTAAGGGTTTGGGTAACGGTGGTGAGAGGGTAAGGGTGATAGGGGAGGGGGTGGTGGTGAGGTAGGGTGGGTAGGGGTAGGGGGTTGGGGAAGTGGCCGGGTGGTGGTGGGGTGGGGGaagagttttgaaaatatttgttCTCTTTCTCGTAGAGAAGTCTTagtgaggaaaatattttctaaatctctgtcaaccaaacatgaaaaaataaaaaatatttttcagaaagaAATTTTAATCGTACCAAACACACTCTTAGTTTCctctatttctgatttttaatctttcttttttgttttttgctttttcAGTTTGATGATACATAAGGGGCAAGGTAAAGTGGCTTCTTGTTTTGTTGGGATATATATTGTTGATTATCTATTTATATAATACTTTTCACAAAAtaattctttaattaattt
This DNA window, taken from Nicotiana tabacum cultivar K326 chromosome 4, ASM71507v2, whole genome shotgun sequence, encodes the following:
- the LOC107781493 gene encoding putative galactinol--sucrose galactosyltransferase 2 isoform X2; protein product: MCLFRFKLWWMTQRMGTSGNDIPLETQFMLVESKDTTEGEREDAPTIYTVFLPLLEGQFRAVLQGNEKNEMEICLESGDNAVETNQGLYLVYMNAGTNPFEVINQAVKSVEQHLQTFHHREKKKLPSSIDWFGWCTWDAFYTDVTAEGVEDGLRSLSEGGVRPRFLIIDDGWQQIGNEAPKDASCVVQEGAQFANRLTGIKENKKFQTKGLKHVVEEAKKQHNVKYVYVWHALAGYWGGVQPAGPGLEHYETALAYPVQSPGVMGNQPDIVMDSLAVHGLGLVHPKKVFNFYNELHAYLASCGVDGVKVDVQNIIETLGAGHGGRVSLTRSYVQALEASIARNFPDNGCIACMNHNTDGLYSSKQTALVRASDDYYPRDPASHTIHISCVCYNSLFLGEFMQPDWDMFHSLHPTAEYHAAARAVGGSPIYVSDKPGNHNFELLKKLVLPDGSVLRAQLPGRPTRDCLFVDPARDGTSLLKIWNVNKCTGVVGVFNCQGAGWCKVIKKTRIHNASPGTLTSSVQATDVDTIAQLAGPGWNGDSVVYSFRSGEVVRLPKGASLPVTLKVLEYEVFHFSPVKEIVTNISFAPIGLLDMINSGGAIDRYEVHLASEKKPEHLDGESQSPTATVLLKVRGCGRFGVYISQRPQKCSVDGANTGFDYNSESGLLTLNIPVPLEEEMYRWNVEIQV
- the LOC107781493 gene encoding putative galactinol--sucrose galactosyltransferase 2 isoform X1 gives rise to the protein MTVTPKISINDGNLVVHGKTILRGVPDNIILTPGSGVGLVTDAFIGATASQSKCLHVFPVGVLEDTRFMCLFRFKLWWMTQRMGTSGNDIPLETQFMLVESKDTTEGEREDAPTIYTVFLPLLEGQFRAVLQGNEKNEMEICLESGDNAVETNQGLYLVYMNAGTNPFEVINQAVKSVEQHLQTFHHREKKKLPSSIDWFGWCTWDAFYTDVTAEGVEDGLRSLSEGGVRPRFLIIDDGWQQIGNEAPKDASCVVQEGAQFANRLTGIKENKKFQTKGLKHVVEEAKKQHNVKYVYVWHALAGYWGGVQPAGPGLEHYETALAYPVQSPGVMGNQPDIVMDSLAVHGLGLVHPKKVFNFYNELHAYLASCGVDGVKVDVQNIIETLGAGHGGRVSLTRSYVQALEASIARNFPDNGCIACMNHNTDGLYSSKQTALVRASDDYYPRDPASHTIHISCVCYNSLFLGEFMQPDWDMFHSLHPTAEYHAAARAVGGSPIYVSDKPGNHNFELLKKLVLPDGSVLRAQLPGRPTRDCLFVDPARDGTSLLKIWNVNKCTGVVGVFNCQGAGWCKVIKKTRIHNASPGTLTSSVQATDVDTIAQLAGPGWNGDSVVYSFRSGEVVRLPKGASLPVTLKVLEYEVFHFSPVKEIVTNISFAPIGLLDMINSGGAIDRYEVHLASEKKPEHLDGESQSPTATVLLKVRGCGRFGVYISQRPQKCSVDGANTGFDYNSESGLLTLNIPVPLEEEMYRWNVEIQV